From Pseudovibrio sp. Tun.PSC04-5.I4, a single genomic window includes:
- a CDS encoding 3-hydroxyacyl-CoA dehydrogenase: MQLNSDIAAVVTGGSSGLGAATARKLASHGVKVTLFDINEEAGQAVADEVGCRFVKVDVTSDESVTAGLDAAEAAHGPARILINCAGIAPVAKTTSRGEPHPMDMFQKVINVNLVGTFRCTTFAATRMAKLDPITEDGERGVIVSTASVAAFDGQIGQVAYAASKGGIAALTLPVARDLSKSGIRVMTVAPGIFETPMLRGLSQEVQDSLGQQVPFPSRLGRGDEYAQLVEVILQNPMLNGETIRLDGAIRMAPK; the protein is encoded by the coding sequence ATGCAACTTAATAGTGATATTGCAGCTGTCGTAACCGGTGGCTCATCTGGTCTTGGCGCTGCCACCGCACGTAAACTGGCGAGCCACGGTGTTAAAGTAACTTTGTTCGATATAAACGAAGAAGCAGGTCAGGCTGTCGCCGACGAAGTGGGCTGTCGCTTTGTGAAAGTGGACGTGACGAGTGATGAAAGCGTAACTGCAGGACTGGATGCCGCTGAAGCAGCGCACGGTCCGGCACGCATTCTCATCAACTGTGCTGGCATTGCGCCAGTTGCAAAAACCACTTCTCGTGGTGAGCCACACCCGATGGACATGTTCCAAAAGGTGATCAACGTGAATCTGGTTGGTACATTCCGTTGTACGACATTTGCAGCAACACGTATGGCAAAGCTTGATCCAATCACGGAAGACGGCGAACGCGGGGTGATTGTATCAACTGCATCCGTTGCAGCGTTTGACGGTCAGATCGGCCAAGTCGCTTATGCAGCGTCTAAAGGCGGCATTGCGGCTCTGACTTTGCCAGTCGCTCGTGATCTTTCAAAGTCTGGCATCCGCGTCATGACAGTCGCGCCTGGTATCTTTGAGACCCCAATGCTGCGCGGTCTGTCTCAGGAAGTTCAGGATTCACTCGGCCAGCAAGTTCCGTTCCCGTCCCGTTTGGGCCGTGGTGATGAATATGCACAACTGGTGGAAGTAATTCTTCAAAACCCAATGCTTAACGGCGAAACCATCCGTTTGGATGGCGCAATCCGCATGGCACCAAAATAA
- a CDS encoding FAD-binding oxidoreductase, which produces MATYTSSTPQQFFGQLPEQTDVLIIGGGVIGTCTAYWLAQKGVSVTLCEKGRVAGEQSSRNWGWIRQQGRDAAELPITMESNRLWKQLTEETGEDLGFRQQGVYFLAENEEELKSYEAFLEIAKQHQLDTELLSAEEVYAQIPGRKGKWVGGMVTPSDGRAEPWVAVPAIGRAAERNGATIVEECAVRTLEFEGGKLTGAVTEKGTIKANRVLIAAGAWSSLFAQNLGVSMPQLCVRATVAATQVAPDIFKGDAADGTFAFRKREDGGFTLAVSDIHDHYIGKDSFRHLAKWLPAVKASFKGISFGLNPPKNYPDSWAHRRSWTGDEVTPFEKCRVLNPAPNPRAIKRIQERLYDRFPQLRGLKFEETWAGMIDAMPDFVPIMDEVPTQQGVFIATGFSGHGFGIGPAAGRIMADMLMGKPAGYDLTRFRYSRFSDGSKIELGPFI; this is translated from the coding sequence ATGGCGACCTATACAAGTTCAACTCCACAACAGTTTTTTGGGCAATTACCAGAACAGACTGACGTCCTTATTATCGGTGGCGGTGTGATCGGCACCTGCACGGCTTATTGGCTGGCACAAAAAGGTGTGAGTGTCACGTTGTGTGAGAAGGGCCGCGTCGCTGGAGAACAATCCAGTCGCAACTGGGGCTGGATCCGCCAGCAAGGCAGAGATGCTGCCGAATTGCCGATCACCATGGAAAGCAATCGTCTCTGGAAACAGCTCACGGAAGAAACGGGCGAGGATCTTGGCTTCCGTCAGCAGGGCGTCTATTTCCTTGCTGAAAACGAAGAGGAACTCAAAAGCTATGAAGCTTTTCTGGAAATTGCCAAACAACATCAGCTGGATACTGAACTCTTAAGCGCAGAAGAAGTTTATGCGCAAATCCCGGGCCGCAAAGGCAAATGGGTTGGTGGAATGGTCACCCCAAGCGATGGCCGGGCTGAGCCGTGGGTAGCAGTTCCAGCTATTGGCCGTGCTGCGGAGCGCAATGGTGCAACAATTGTTGAAGAGTGTGCCGTCAGAACGTTGGAGTTTGAAGGTGGCAAACTCACCGGAGCTGTCACTGAAAAGGGCACAATCAAAGCTAATAGAGTGTTAATTGCAGCTGGCGCATGGTCCTCACTCTTTGCCCAAAACCTTGGCGTCTCCATGCCGCAACTATGTGTAAGGGCCACTGTAGCTGCAACACAGGTCGCTCCCGACATCTTTAAAGGCGACGCTGCGGATGGCACATTCGCTTTCCGCAAAAGAGAAGATGGTGGCTTCACCCTAGCTGTGAGTGATATTCATGATCACTACATTGGTAAGGACTCGTTCCGTCATCTTGCTAAATGGTTGCCAGCAGTGAAAGCGTCTTTCAAAGGCATTTCCTTTGGGCTGAACCCGCCGAAAAATTATCCGGATTCATGGGCTCATAGGCGTAGTTGGACTGGAGATGAAGTAACACCGTTCGAAAAGTGCCGTGTGCTTAACCCAGCACCAAACCCGCGCGCCATAAAACGTATTCAAGAGCGGCTCTACGACAGATTTCCGCAATTGCGGGGGCTAAAATTTGAGGAAACCTGGGCCGGTATGATTGATGCAATGCCGGATTTTGTACCAATCATGGATGAGGTCCCAACCCAGCAGGGTGTGTTTATCGCAACCGGTTTCTCCGGCCATGGCTTTGGTATAGGACCGGCAGCAGGTCGTATCATGGCGGATATGCTCATGGGTAAACCAGCAGGATATGATCTGACACGATTCAGGTATTCACGCTTCTCGGATGGCTCCAAAATTGAGCTCGGCCCCTTCATTTGA
- a CDS encoding FAD-binding oxidoreductase, producing the protein MIYTDKTPQQFHGEQPQETDVLIIGGGIIGVCTAYYLAKKGVNVTLCEKGRVAGEQSSRNWGWIRQQGRDEPEIPLSIEARRLWAQLCEETGEDLGYQANGVYYLAEKPGDLESFETFVSLAQKYELDTCMISRAQVHEDIQGKAGRWIGGMHTASDGRVEPGQATLGIAKAAERLGAVLCENNAVRTLVKTGGKITGAVTEQGEIKAAQVVLAGGAWSSLFASNAGIKLPQLSVELTVAATQAVPDICPANASDNTFALRRRQDGGYTVALKNNQTHHVGLDSFKFLRQWLPNMAENMKGTSVKPAAPKHYPDHWMQKRSWNGDETSPFERMRVLNSKPNQKELTALTAAFADRFPQLKGTKLQSAWGGLIDAMPDFMPVIDKAPKHENLHIVTGFSGHGFGIGPSVGRLMADVLTGKPAGHDLSSFAFGRF; encoded by the coding sequence GTGATCTATACAGATAAAACACCACAGCAGTTCCATGGCGAACAGCCGCAAGAAACAGACGTGCTTATCATCGGTGGCGGCATTATTGGGGTGTGTACCGCGTACTACCTCGCAAAAAAGGGCGTAAACGTCACGCTTTGCGAGAAGGGCCGTGTTGCTGGCGAACAATCCAGCCGTAACTGGGGCTGGATTCGCCAACAAGGACGCGATGAACCAGAGATTCCTCTTTCCATAGAAGCGCGCCGTTTATGGGCGCAGCTCTGCGAAGAAACAGGAGAAGATCTGGGCTATCAAGCAAACGGTGTTTATTATCTGGCTGAAAAACCGGGTGATCTGGAGAGTTTCGAGACGTTTGTAAGCCTTGCTCAAAAATACGAGCTGGATACCTGCATGATCTCACGCGCTCAGGTACATGAGGATATTCAGGGCAAAGCCGGACGTTGGATTGGTGGTATGCACACGGCAAGTGATGGACGCGTCGAACCTGGGCAAGCCACCCTTGGTATCGCCAAAGCAGCCGAACGACTGGGCGCAGTCCTATGTGAGAATAACGCTGTTCGAACCTTGGTAAAAACTGGTGGTAAAATTACTGGCGCCGTTACTGAGCAAGGTGAAATCAAAGCGGCTCAAGTTGTTTTGGCAGGTGGAGCATGGTCCTCCCTGTTCGCATCCAACGCTGGCATTAAGCTGCCTCAGCTTTCCGTGGAGCTGACGGTAGCTGCCACACAAGCAGTGCCAGATATCTGCCCAGCCAACGCATCAGACAACACATTTGCACTTCGTAGACGTCAGGATGGCGGCTACACGGTTGCGCTAAAGAACAACCAAACCCATCATGTCGGTTTGGATTCCTTCAAGTTCTTGCGACAGTGGTTGCCAAATATGGCGGAGAATATGAAAGGCACCAGCGTTAAGCCGGCTGCTCCAAAGCATTATCCAGACCATTGGATGCAAAAGCGCAGCTGGAATGGGGATGAAACCTCTCCTTTTGAGAGAATGCGGGTTCTCAACTCAAAGCCCAACCAGAAAGAGCTGACTGCTCTGACAGCTGCCTTCGCAGATCGTTTCCCGCAATTAAAAGGCACCAAACTCCAAAGTGCGTGGGGCGGATTGATTGATGCTATGCCGGACTTTATGCCGGTGATTGATAAGGCTCCAAAACATGAAAACCTCCACATCGTAACAGGGTTCTCTGGTCATGGTTTTGGCATCGGCCCATCCGTTGGCCGGTTGATGGCAGATGTTCTGACGGGCAAACCTGCAGGTCATGACTTGTCCAGCTTTGCATTTGGTCGCTTTTAA
- the ilvD gene encoding dihydroxy-acid dehydratase translates to MPNYRSRTSTHGRNMAGARGLWRATGVKEGDFGKPIIAVVNSFTQFVPGHVHLKDLGQLVAREIEAAGGIAKEFNTIAVDDGIAMGHDGMLYSLPSRELIADSVEYMVNAHCADAMVCISNCDKITPGMLMASLRLNIPTVFVSGGPMEAGKVVLANGEMRKVDLVDAMVAAADDNVSDSDVEAIERSACPTCGSCSGMFTANSMNCLMEALGLALPGNGSTLATHADRKRLFLEAGHLIVDLAKRYYEQNDENVLPRNVANFKAFENAMIMDIAMGGSTNTVLHLLAAAQEGEVDFTMEDIDRLSRSVPVLCKVAPSVANVHMEDIHRAGGILGILGELDRAGLIDTSAKSVHAKDLADALERWDIKRTDSKSVREFFSAAPGGVPTQVAFSQSSRYAEGVDDDRENGVIRSKEHAFSLDGGLAVLYGNLAEDGCIVKTAGVDDSVLKFSGPARIFESQDSSVSAILTGKVKEGDIVLIRYEGPRGGPGMQEMLYPTSYLKSKGLGKACALITDGRFSGGSSGLSIGHVSPEAAEGGNIGLLEEGDIIDIDIPNRKIEIRVSDEVLATRRAAMEAKGKDAWKPVEKRKRKVSTALKAYAAMTTSAAKGAVRKVD, encoded by the coding sequence ATGCCAAACTATCGTTCGCGCACTTCCACACATGGCCGCAATATGGCAGGCGCTCGCGGCCTGTGGCGGGCAACCGGTGTTAAAGAGGGTGACTTCGGCAAACCAATTATTGCTGTTGTAAATTCATTCACTCAGTTTGTGCCGGGTCATGTGCATTTGAAAGACCTTGGTCAGCTTGTCGCAAGAGAGATCGAGGCGGCAGGCGGTATTGCCAAAGAATTCAATACCATCGCTGTGGATGACGGCATCGCAATGGGGCATGATGGCATGCTCTATTCCTTGCCATCCCGCGAGCTGATTGCTGACTCCGTTGAATACATGGTCAACGCACATTGCGCCGATGCCATGGTGTGCATTTCCAACTGTGACAAGATCACTCCGGGTATGTTGATGGCCTCCCTGCGCCTCAATATCCCAACTGTGTTTGTATCTGGTGGACCTATGGAGGCCGGTAAGGTCGTTCTGGCCAACGGCGAAATGCGCAAGGTTGATCTTGTTGATGCCATGGTTGCTGCTGCTGATGATAACGTCTCCGATAGCGACGTTGAAGCCATCGAGCGCAGCGCTTGCCCGACTTGTGGGTCTTGTTCTGGCATGTTCACAGCCAACTCCATGAACTGCCTGATGGAAGCGCTGGGTCTGGCATTGCCGGGCAATGGTTCTACGCTCGCAACCCATGCCGACCGCAAACGCCTGTTTTTAGAGGCGGGTCATTTGATTGTTGATCTGGCAAAGCGCTACTACGAACAGAATGATGAAAATGTTTTGCCGCGGAACGTTGCCAACTTCAAAGCTTTTGAAAATGCGATGATCATGGATATCGCCATGGGCGGGTCCACCAATACAGTCTTGCATCTGCTGGCAGCAGCGCAGGAAGGTGAAGTGGACTTCACCATGGAAGACATTGATCGTCTTTCCCGCAGTGTTCCTGTTCTGTGTAAGGTTGCGCCATCTGTCGCTAACGTGCATATGGAAGACATCCACCGCGCTGGTGGCATCCTTGGTATTTTAGGCGAACTGGACCGCGCCGGTCTCATCGATACCTCGGCAAAGTCCGTCCATGCAAAAGATCTGGCCGACGCTCTTGAGCGCTGGGATATCAAACGCACAGACAGCAAAAGTGTTCGCGAGTTCTTCTCCGCAGCTCCCGGCGGTGTACCAACACAGGTCGCTTTTTCACAAAGCTCCCGTTATGCCGAGGGCGTGGATGATGACCGCGAAAACGGAGTTATCCGTTCCAAAGAACACGCATTCTCGCTGGATGGCGGTCTGGCTGTTCTTTACGGAAATCTCGCGGAAGATGGCTGTATCGTAAAAACAGCAGGGGTTGATGACAGCGTTCTTAAGTTCTCCGGTCCTGCCCGTATCTTTGAATCTCAGGATTCATCAGTAAGCGCGATCCTCACTGGCAAGGTGAAAGAGGGCGATATCGTTCTCATCCGTTATGAAGGTCCGCGCGGTGGTCCGGGTATGCAAGAAATGCTGTACCCAACCAGCTACCTCAAGTCCAAAGGGCTCGGCAAAGCTTGTGCGCTCATCACAGATGGTCGCTTCTCTGGTGGCTCTTCAGGCCTGTCTATTGGTCACGTCTCCCCAGAAGCAGCAGAAGGTGGCAACATCGGTCTGTTGGAAGAAGGCGACATAATCGACATCGACATTCCAAACCGCAAGATCGAAATCCGCGTGTCTGATGAAGTTCTCGCGACGCGTCGCGCGGCGATGGAAGCCAAAGGCAAAGACGCCTGGAAACCAGTTGAAAAGCGTAAACGCAAGGTCTCCACAGCACTGAAAGCTTATGCCGCGATGACAACCAGCGCAGCAAAAGGCGCGGTTAGGAAAGTCGACTAA
- a CDS encoding ABC transporter permease, which yields MSKDTPVVTKTPVPRKKVPFRGGGFKPQPVRFVAPLVFFVLVAFWEFGSRNGIISNLVLPAPSEALDAFIDLYNSGSLWQHLSASLYRLILGWSVGTALGIFVGLMIGLFSMARSSLLPLTSAFFPIPKIALLPLFIIWFGIGEGSKVATILFGTFFPTVIATYGGVDNVDRGLVRMGQSFGMKWTSIVWKIILPGALPAILSGTRISASIAIILLVAAEMIGAEYGIGAYVLMAGSLFATDQLIAGVAMLSVLGLCVSWLIGRAEKSLLRWRG from the coding sequence ATGTCTAAGGATACACCCGTGGTGACGAAGACACCTGTTCCACGCAAAAAAGTTCCGTTTCGTGGTGGTGGGTTTAAACCTCAACCTGTTCGCTTTGTCGCACCGCTGGTTTTCTTTGTGCTGGTCGCGTTCTGGGAGTTTGGGTCGCGCAATGGCATCATCAGCAACCTTGTTCTGCCTGCGCCTTCTGAAGCGCTTGATGCCTTCATAGACCTGTATAATTCCGGTAGTCTTTGGCAGCATTTGAGTGCCAGTTTGTATCGCCTCATCTTAGGTTGGAGCGTTGGAACAGCACTTGGCATCTTTGTTGGCCTGATGATCGGCCTCTTCTCCATGGCGCGGTCCAGCTTGTTGCCGCTGACCTCTGCTTTCTTCCCCATACCCAAGATCGCGTTGTTGCCGCTGTTCATCATCTGGTTTGGAATTGGTGAAGGCTCAAAGGTTGCCACGATCTTGTTTGGTACCTTCTTCCCCACTGTGATCGCGACTTATGGCGGCGTGGACAATGTGGACCGTGGTTTGGTCCGCATGGGTCAGTCGTTCGGGATGAAATGGACGTCGATTGTTTGGAAAATCATCCTGCCGGGCGCACTCCCTGCAATTCTGTCCGGTACACGCATTTCAGCCTCCATAGCGATCATTTTGTTGGTTGCTGCTGAAATGATTGGTGCAGAATACGGCATTGGCGCTTATGTGCTGATGGCAGGTTCACTTTTTGCAACAGACCAGCTGATTGCCGGTGTAGCTATGCTTTCTGTGCTGGGCCTTTGCGTGAGCTGGCTAATTGGGCGGGCAGAGAAGTCTTTGCTGCGCTGGCGGGGCTAA
- a CDS encoding ABC transporter ATP-binding protein: MQISIENLCHSYGSVEVLKDISLVFEPGEIAVIIGPSGCGKSTLLRLMGGLEQPEEGAVYIAGEPPKNSLNPLTYIFQDFALLPWRSVAGNISLVLEDHGLGKARSEEIIQDVLARTNLSEFHDALPRQLSGGMKQRVAIARALAVSPAFLLMDEPLSALDSQTRELLMDDLVELWSREKFSACYVTHNLAEAVRLGHKVIVLSRRPGKIRAIVSIDIPLNERASRAAELEEVQHNLWHMMREEALAADRELSNVDV; encoded by the coding sequence ATGCAGATTTCTATAGAAAACCTCTGCCATTCCTATGGCTCTGTTGAGGTTCTAAAAGACATTTCTCTGGTGTTTGAGCCCGGTGAGATCGCAGTGATCATCGGCCCTTCCGGCTGTGGTAAATCCACTCTTCTCCGTTTAATGGGCGGATTGGAACAACCTGAAGAGGGTGCCGTTTACATTGCGGGCGAACCTCCCAAAAATTCTCTCAATCCCCTCACCTACATCTTTCAGGATTTTGCGTTGCTGCCCTGGCGCTCTGTTGCCGGTAACATCTCGCTGGTGCTGGAAGATCATGGCCTTGGCAAAGCGCGCAGTGAGGAGATTATTCAGGATGTTTTGGCTCGTACCAACCTTTCTGAATTCCATGATGCTCTGCCGCGCCAACTTTCCGGTGGCATGAAGCAACGGGTGGCTATTGCGCGTGCGCTCGCGGTAAGCCCTGCCTTTTTGTTGATGGATGAGCCGCTTTCTGCATTGGATAGCCAGACCCGCGAGCTGCTGATGGATGATCTGGTTGAATTATGGAGCCGGGAAAAATTCTCAGCTTGTTATGTGACGCATAATCTGGCGGAAGCCGTACGCCTTGGGCACAAAGTAATTGTCCTGTCCCGCAGGCCCGGTAAAATTCGTGCGATTGTTTCTATCGATATACCGCTGAACGAACGTGCAAGCCGTGCTGCTGAACTTGAAGAGGTCCAGCATAATCTCTGGCATATGATGCGCGAAGAGGCTCTTGCCGCTGACAGGGAGCTTTCCAATGTCGATGTCTAA
- a CDS encoding ABC transporter substrate-binding protein → MKVRGILSGVLMGATVLTGTFASSALAAEKITVGALRFTSHAANFVAFEKGYFKDAGLEVEFKFFQAAQPIAMAIASGDVDFGLTAISGGLISLADKGAVKVIGGALQEEEGIDGQMILASKTAFDAGMKSPADLKGHSFGVTTAGSSFHYVAHKIADKEGFDRKDIKIRPLQKVGAVIGALKSGQIDAWSIVPHIAKGLSKSPQIEVIGRVSDYVPNYQVTTVFTSTKNTTDNPELVKTFLSAYSKGVADFNAALVDKTAGDAAAEDMVKLIHKYVYADRPFEKAAPSIRNGAMRLNAGAALNMASIEDQLKWFRSENLVPTGVTLDKLVDTKFVETL, encoded by the coding sequence ATGAAAGTACGCGGTATTTTAAGCGGTGTTTTGATGGGTGCAACGGTTCTGACCGGAACATTTGCCTCTTCAGCTTTGGCAGCAGAGAAAATCACAGTGGGTGCACTGCGGTTCACGTCTCACGCTGCAAACTTTGTTGCATTTGAAAAAGGTTATTTCAAAGACGCTGGTCTGGAAGTAGAATTTAAGTTCTTCCAAGCTGCACAGCCTATAGCAATGGCGATCGCTTCTGGCGATGTTGACTTTGGGTTGACTGCAATTTCCGGCGGTCTCATCAGCCTTGCAGACAAAGGCGCTGTGAAAGTTATCGGCGGCGCTTTGCAGGAAGAAGAAGGCATTGATGGCCAGATGATTCTGGCCTCGAAAACCGCCTTTGATGCTGGCATGAAATCCCCTGCGGATTTGAAGGGTCACAGCTTTGGTGTGACGACAGCTGGTTCTTCCTTCCATTACGTGGCGCACAAGATCGCTGATAAGGAAGGATTTGATCGTAAAGACATCAAGATCCGTCCACTCCAGAAGGTTGGCGCGGTTATTGGTGCGCTCAAGAGCGGTCAGATTGATGCGTGGTCCATTGTACCGCACATTGCCAAAGGTCTTTCCAAATCTCCTCAAATTGAAGTGATCGGCAGAGTTTCTGACTACGTGCCAAACTATCAGGTCACGACGGTCTTCACCTCTACCAAAAACACCACAGACAATCCTGAGCTGGTGAAGACTTTCCTTTCTGCTTACTCAAAAGGTGTTGCAGATTTCAATGCAGCTCTTGTTGACAAAACAGCAGGTGATGCGGCAGCTGAAGACATGGTGAAACTCATTCACAAATACGTTTATGCTGATCGTCCCTTTGAAAAAGCAGCTCCCTCTATCCGCAATGGTGCTATGCGCCTGAACGCAGGTGCTGCGCTGAATATGGCAAGCATTGAGGATCAGCTGAAGTGGTTCAGAAGCGAAAATCTGGTTCCCACTGGTGTAACGCTGGACAAGCTTGTTGACACAAAGTTCGTCGAAACACTCTAA
- a CDS encoding anthranilate synthase: MPITAERTYKSKGGITIRRKSRVADYAAGTSEWMDRLDRQRGAVLSSSYEYPGRYTRWDMALVNPPLLVESNDRKITIQALNERGKVLMPAVTDALEGHEDIAEFKADDYRIDLTIKTPDRAFSEEERSRQPSTFSVVRALVDLFSCDDDQLGLYGAFGYDLTFQFEPINQKLDRPDDQRDMVLFLPDEILIVDHYGRKAHVLEYDFEVNTKTTDGLPRDGEETPYKAAEGTPARGDHEPGEYADLVRSAVDYFKRGDLFETVPGQVFYEACTNPPSAVSRRLQQINPSPYSFFINLGHSEYLVGASPEMYVRITGGRRVETCPISGTIRRGKNAIEDEAQIRKLLNSAKDEAELTMCSDVDRNDKSRICVPESVRVIGRRQIEMYSRLIHTVDHIEGTLLDGKDALDAFLSHTWAVTVTGAPKRWAMQFIEDHERSPRAWYGGAIGAVLFNGDMNTGLTLRTVRIKDGVAQIRAGATLLYDSVPEDEEAETELKASAMITAIREAGLAQKSDEQAPKAKLGKGKKILLVDHEDSFVHTLANYFRQTGAEVVTYRSPVLDEVFDRVLPDLVVLSPGPGSPTDFDCKATIERARARKLPLFGVCLGLQALTEAFGGELGQLDVPVHGKPSLVSFNPNSVLFDGLASPVTVGRYHSLFAKRDVLPDCFEVTSETKDGVIMAIEHKSEPISAVQFHPESIMSLDQDAGHKIIENVMTKLIAKAHT; encoded by the coding sequence ATGCCGATCACGGCAGAACGGACATATAAGAGCAAAGGCGGCATTACGATCCGCCGCAAAAGCCGAGTTGCTGATTATGCTGCTGGTACGAGCGAATGGATGGACCGGCTGGACCGTCAGCGCGGTGCCGTTCTTTCTTCCTCCTACGAATATCCGGGGCGTTATACCCGTTGGGATATGGCCTTGGTCAACCCACCTTTGCTGGTGGAATCCAATGACCGGAAGATCACCATTCAAGCCTTGAATGAACGCGGCAAAGTTTTGATGCCAGCGGTCACGGATGCGCTTGAAGGTCATGAAGATATTGCAGAGTTCAAGGCCGATGATTATCGCATTGACCTGACAATCAAGACACCGGATCGCGCTTTTTCCGAGGAAGAACGGTCCCGTCAACCCTCCACATTTTCAGTTGTACGGGCGTTGGTTGATCTGTTTTCTTGTGATGATGATCAGTTGGGCCTCTATGGCGCTTTTGGTTATGATCTGACGTTCCAGTTTGAGCCGATCAACCAGAAGCTTGACCGTCCTGATGACCAGCGGGACATGGTGCTGTTTCTGCCGGATGAAATCTTGATTGTTGACCACTATGGCCGCAAAGCCCATGTGCTGGAATACGATTTTGAGGTCAACACAAAGACCACAGATGGCCTGCCTCGTGATGGCGAGGAAACACCTTACAAAGCAGCAGAGGGCACACCGGCACGCGGTGACCATGAGCCGGGTGAATACGCTGATCTGGTGCGCTCTGCGGTAGATTACTTCAAACGCGGTGATCTGTTTGAGACTGTTCCTGGGCAAGTTTTTTATGAGGCTTGTACCAATCCGCCGTCCGCTGTTTCCCGACGATTGCAACAGATCAATCCATCACCTTATTCCTTCTTCATCAACCTAGGTCATTCCGAATACTTGGTTGGAGCTTCACCAGAAATGTATGTTCGCATTACGGGTGGTCGCCGGGTTGAGACTTGCCCGATCTCTGGCACCATTCGCCGTGGAAAAAACGCGATTGAGGATGAAGCACAGATCCGCAAGCTACTGAATTCTGCCAAGGATGAAGCCGAGCTGACCATGTGTTCTGACGTAGACCGCAACGATAAGAGCCGCATTTGTGTGCCGGAATCTGTGCGTGTGATTGGTCGTCGCCAGATCGAGATGTATTCCCGATTGATCCATACGGTTGACCACATTGAAGGTACACTTTTGGACGGCAAGGATGCGCTGGATGCCTTCCTGTCTCATACATGGGCTGTGACCGTTACCGGCGCACCTAAGCGGTGGGCTATGCAGTTTATTGAGGACCATGAGCGCAGCCCGCGTGCATGGTATGGCGGTGCAATTGGTGCTGTGCTGTTCAACGGCGACATGAACACGGGCCTGACCCTTCGTACTGTGCGCATCAAAGATGGAGTGGCGCAGATCCGTGCGGGGGCTACGCTGCTTTATGATAGCGTTCCCGAGGATGAAGAGGCCGAGACCGAACTGAAGGCATCGGCTATGATTACGGCTATTCGGGAAGCTGGCCTTGCGCAAAAATCCGACGAACAAGCCCCAAAAGCCAAGCTGGGTAAGGGTAAGAAAATCCTGCTCGTGGACCATGAAGACAGCTTTGTGCATACGCTGGCGAACTACTTCCGCCAAACAGGGGCAGAGGTTGTGACCTATCGCAGTCCTGTGCTTGATGAGGTGTTTGACCGTGTGCTGCCTGATCTGGTGGTATTGTCACCGGGGCCGGGTTCTCCGACAGATTTTGACTGCAAGGCAACTATTGAACGCGCTCGTGCTCGCAAACTACCGCTGTTTGGTGTGTGTCTGGGCCTTCAAGCTCTTACGGAAGCCTTTGGTGGTGAGCTGGGTCAGCTCGATGTACCAGTGCATGGTAAACCTTCGCTGGTTTCCTTCAATCCAAATTCGGTCTTGTTTGATGGCCTCGCCTCTCCTGTTACGGTAGGTCGTTACCACTCCTTGTTCGCAAAGCGAGATGTCTTACCAGATTGTTTTGAGGTGACTTCAGAAACCAAAGACGGGGTGATCATGGCAATTGAGCATAAGAGTGAGCCAATCAGTGCCGTTCAGTTCCATCCCGAATCTATCATGTCTTTAGATCAGGATGCGGGTCACAAGATCATTGAGAATGTGATGACAAAGCTGATTGCAAAGGCCCACACATAA